Genomic segment of Sarcophilus harrisii chromosome 4, mSarHar1.11, whole genome shotgun sequence:
AGTTCCCTACAAGTCAATGGTAACCTCCGGCTATACAGCTCTGTGGGTGACTTGAGGTCTGGGCACTATGGTGAAGAACCCATCATCCCTCCACCCCCCATAGGCCCAGCCCCAGGACCACCTCCTGATGTCTTGATGTTTAAGGGGGaatctctaccccctcccccaccttctatggcccccccacctcctcccctactGCTGGAACCgcagcccccacccccacccaacaTGGCTCCACCTCCACCACCTGTGTCTGGGGCTCTGTCTCCCCCATCCACACTCTCCTCCCCACCAACCCCCACCCCTCCGGACTTCatccctccagcccctcccctagcCTTCTTGGCCCCACCACCCCCTCCTATGCCAGCACCGGGACCCCCAGTCCCAGAGTCTCCTCATACCCCAACAGGACCTCGCCTCTTCTCTTCTGGTGGTGTCTCCAAATGGAAATCAGAGACTGTGCTAAATGGAGGGCAGTCTGAGGCCCACAAGAACAGCCCTCCCAGAAGCCCCGCTGCTCCTACTGAGTTCAAGGCTGACCCTCATCTTACCTTCCCCCGTTCCTTCAAAGTGCCCCCCCCAGCACCTGTCAGGACCTCATCCATCCCAGTTCAAGAGTCTCCTAAAGATCTCCAAGAGGAGGAGGTGCCTTCTAAAAAGATCTCAAACCGGCTTCCCTTACCACCCAGCTTCCACATCCGCCCTGCATCCCAGGTATATCCTGATGGGATTCAGGAGCCAGATGGCCCCAAGAAGCCCCAAGACACTGTGCCAGCCAGTCCTCAACCTAACCAAAATAGCCCCAGAATAAACAGCAGAACAGCAACACCACCCCCAGCGTCTCCATTACCACCCCCAgcaccccctctccccccagagGCTCCCCCTCTGCCGGTGATCGAAAAGATCCCAGTGCCACTGGAAGGACTTGGGAAAGGCCCCAAATCAAGTTCTCCCATCCCCAAACCCAAAACTCCCACTCCAATGACTGAGGTCTCCTCAGATCCTGTGGACTGGAGGGATCCCAAACAAATGGACAAACTGAGAAGCGAGTTGGCTGCTTACCTCTGTGGCTCAAGGAGAGAAGAACGTTCCTCCTGCAATGGGACTGGTCCCACACCTCCCTCCAAAGTTGGAGAGAACAGAGACAAAAGCCCCAATTTACCCAAAAAAGAACCTCCCCCAAGACTGCCTCTCCCTCCTGTGGACTATGCCCCAGCAGAACCCCCAACTTCAAGTGTCCAGCGCATCAGGAGTGAGCTGGAAGCCCTGATGGCCCCCTCAATGGAGAAGGAAGCAAAGCCGGCCACAAGTCTCCTATCCCCTAAGCCCTCAGCAGACACCAGAAGGATAGCGGAGAATGGGACTGGGGATGCCAAATTTCCTAAGCCAGTGGCCAAGAAGCTCCCACTGTTGCCCACTCCACCCAAACCTGAGGCAGAAAAGGAACCCAGCGTCCTCATAGCTAAGACTGTCGAGAAAGCCACAGAACCTCAGCCACCAAAAATATCTTCTCCCCTTCAGGATAAGAGCTCCCCTTTGGTGCCTTCAAAACCTGATAAAATGGAGACCCCTCCTTCACCAGCCCCTGCACCAAAGACTCCCCTAGCCCAAGAGGAAGCATCAGTTCTCTACAAACTCCACCGGGACCAGGACCAGGACCAGGCCCATTCTGGCCAGGACACTGCTGTAGTAATATCCAGCCCTGTCAAAAAGGAGCCTGAGGgaataaaggaaaatggaaagctATCCGTTAAGAGCCCTGGAGAAGATCGGTCAGAGGGGGAGGTCCTCAGACACCCAGTGACAGGGGAGGTGGTGGAAAGGGGATCTCCAATGGCCTTACTCCTGGCTGCCAAACAGAGGGCCCAGAAGGGACGGGCCAGGGGCAGTGCTCTGGGCCGGTCCTCATTGCCAGGGAGTCTCCATGGCAACAGAAATCAATCAGAGTCTGTCTCTGAAAGCATCATCTATAGTGAGATCAGGCCCAACTCCTTCACAGTTGTGCCCAAGCCCATGAGAGAAATAGAACAGGCTTCCCAAGTATCCCCAACAACTCAGCATGACAGACCCAGCAAGTGGGGCTCCCCAGCTTCAAAAGGTCCAGTGACTTTAGAGTTCCAGCCCAGgcaaaaatggtcaaaggaagaaCCTCAGGCTTCCCTAGGCCAGGAGAGACCAGCCGCTTCCTACAGCCCCCAAAGCCACCTGCTATCCAAGTCTTTCTCTTCACCATCCTCCCCTTCATGCAAAGgaggtgaggaagaggaggaagaatttaaCTTTGAGGTCATCCCACCACCTCCTGAGTTCAGCAACGATACTGCTCTGCCTACCCCACCTCCGGCCCCAGCTCCTTTCCCAACTCCAACCTACCTGGGCCATAGGGGCTCTCCTCTCCGAAACAGCTTCTCAGACTATGGCCAGACCTTAGACCTGGGTCTTCCCAGCTATGAGCGGCCTTCACCCTCAGGATCCCCGGGAAATACCTACTCCCGCTACTATCCTGGTGTCCACTACAGTGGGAGCGGGGGCTTGGAACGCTTCTCAAGTGGTGGCCACTCCCTCATTAAGAAACGCCTTTACCTAAATGAACCTCGGAGGAGCCCTGGACCCCCACGCTGTAGCCCAGGAGGTGGAACTGCCCGAAGTCTGAGCACCCCAAATGCTTTTGGGCCCCAACCTGGTGGAACATATGGGTCTGGACATGGAGGAGCAGAGATGCGACGTGTTAATTCTTCAGGCCGGGTGCCTGGGGGTTTGCATTCTCGAAGGCTGTCCCTGGAAGGGACTGGAAGGAATGGACCCTATGCAGGACGGGCAGTTGGCAGTGGTGGACCTGGggagaatat
This window contains:
- the C4H6orf132 gene encoding uncharacterized protein C6orf132 homolog isoform X2 gives rise to the protein MPPTRPGSSPRRSPWRGPGTLNAQENHGLAVPTPSVPEDFVDKEVTNKGSSLQVNGNLRLYSSVGDLRSGHYGEEPIIPPPPIGPAPGPPPDVLMFKGESLPPPPPSMAPPPPPLLLEPQPPPPPNMAPPPPPVSGALSPPSTLSSPPTPTPPDFIPPAPPLAFLAPPPPPMPAPGPPVPESPHTPTGPRLFSSGGVSKWKSETVLNGGQSEAHKNSPPRSPAAPTEFKADPHLTFPRSFKVPPPAPVRTSSIPVQESPKDLQEEEVPSKKISNRLPLPPSFHIRPASQVYPDGIQEPDGPKKPQDTVPASPQPNQNSPRINSRTATPPPASPLPPPAPPLPPEAPPLPVIEKIPVPLEGLGKGPKSSSPIPKPKTPTPMTEVSSDPVDWRDPKQMDKLRSELAAYLCGSRREERSSCNGTGPTPPSKVGENRDKSPNLPKKEPPPRLPLPPVDYAPAEPPTSSVQRIRSELEALMAPSMEKEAKPATSLLSPKPSADTRRIAENGTGDAKFPKPVAKKLPLLPTPPKPEAEKEPSVLIAKTVEKATEPQPPKISSPLQDKSSPLVPSKPDKMETPPSPAPAPKTPLAQEEASVLYKLHRDQDQDQAHSGQDTAVVISSPVKKEPEGIKENGKLSVKSPGEDRSEGEVLRHPVTGEVVERGSPMALLLAAKQRAQKGRARGSALGRSSLPGSLHGNRNQSESVSESIIYSEIRPNSFTVVPKPMREIEQASQVSPTTQHDRPSKWGSPASKGPVTLEFQPRQKWSKEEPQASLGQERPAASYSPQSHLLSKSFSSPSSPSCKGGEEEEEEFNFEVIPPPPEFSNDTALPTPPPAPAPFPTPTYLGHRGSPLRNSFSDYGQTLDLGLPSYERPSPSGSPGNTYSRYYPGVHYSGSGGLERFSSGGHSLIKKRLYLNEPRRSPGPPRCSPGGGTARSLSTPNAFGPQPGGTYGSGHGGAEMRRVNSSGRVPGGLHSRRLSLEGTGRNGPYAGRAVGSGGPGENIYKISNADYSFVPATSRSSPSSAKYSSPLNTFTVRPGTRQPISYVYSGAHRKATS
- the C4H6orf132 gene encoding uncharacterized protein C6orf132 homolog isoform X1, which gives rise to MKKNQSVQGTFSKLFGKKHTTPTTTSLYATNPPWIFTQEVPLEGTRNFDGIYYGDNQFNTVSESGTATLKPRPRVRPLLTFLPLNAQENHGLAVPTPSVPEDFVDKEVTNKGSSLQVNGNLRLYSSVGDLRSGHYGEEPIIPPPPIGPAPGPPPDVLMFKGESLPPPPPSMAPPPPPLLLEPQPPPPPNMAPPPPPVSGALSPPSTLSSPPTPTPPDFIPPAPPLAFLAPPPPPMPAPGPPVPESPHTPTGPRLFSSGGVSKWKSETVLNGGQSEAHKNSPPRSPAAPTEFKADPHLTFPRSFKVPPPAPVRTSSIPVQESPKDLQEEEVPSKKISNRLPLPPSFHIRPASQVYPDGIQEPDGPKKPQDTVPASPQPNQNSPRINSRTATPPPASPLPPPAPPLPPEAPPLPVIEKIPVPLEGLGKGPKSSSPIPKPKTPTPMTEVSSDPVDWRDPKQMDKLRSELAAYLCGSRREERSSCNGTGPTPPSKVGENRDKSPNLPKKEPPPRLPLPPVDYAPAEPPTSSVQRIRSELEALMAPSMEKEAKPATSLLSPKPSADTRRIAENGTGDAKFPKPVAKKLPLLPTPPKPEAEKEPSVLIAKTVEKATEPQPPKISSPLQDKSSPLVPSKPDKMETPPSPAPAPKTPLAQEEASVLYKLHRDQDQDQAHSGQDTAVVISSPVKKEPEGIKENGKLSVKSPGEDRSEGEVLRHPVTGEVVERGSPMALLLAAKQRAQKGRARGSALGRSSLPGSLHGNRNQSESVSESIIYSEIRPNSFTVVPKPMREIEQASQVSPTTQHDRPSKWGSPASKGPVTLEFQPRQKWSKEEPQASLGQERPAASYSPQSHLLSKSFSSPSSPSCKGGEEEEEEFNFEVIPPPPEFSNDTALPTPPPAPAPFPTPTYLGHRGSPLRNSFSDYGQTLDLGLPSYERPSPSGSPGNTYSRYYPGVHYSGSGGLERFSSGGHSLIKKRLYLNEPRRSPGPPRCSPGGGTARSLSTPNAFGPQPGGTYGSGHGGAEMRRVNSSGRVPGGLHSRRLSLEGTGRNGPYAGRAVGSGGPGENIYKISNADYSFVPATSRSSPSSAKYSSPLNTFTVRPGTRQPISYVYSGAHRKATS